One Halioglobus japonicus DNA segment encodes these proteins:
- the rsxA gene encoding electron transport complex subunit RsxA, with amino-acid sequence MLADYSILLVGAILVNNFVLVQFLGLCPFMGVSNKLETAMGMSMATTFVLTLASALSNITYHFLLEPLGLAYLKTISFILVIAVVVQFTEMVVRKSSPLLHRVLGVYLPLITTNCAVLGVALLNINQEHTFTQALFYGFGAAVGFSLVLVLFAAMRERLAVADVPTPFKGAAIGMITAGLMSLAFMGFAGLV; translated from the coding sequence ATGTTGGCTGATTATTCCATTCTGTTGGTCGGGGCGATCCTGGTGAACAACTTTGTGCTGGTGCAGTTCCTCGGACTGTGTCCGTTCATGGGTGTGTCCAACAAACTGGAAACCGCCATGGGCATGTCTATGGCCACCACCTTCGTGCTGACGCTGGCCTCAGCCCTGTCCAATATCACCTACCATTTTCTTTTGGAGCCGCTGGGGCTCGCCTACCTGAAGACGATCTCCTTCATCCTGGTCATCGCCGTGGTCGTGCAGTTCACTGAAATGGTGGTGCGCAAATCCAGCCCATTGCTGCACCGGGTGCTCGGCGTTTATCTGCCGCTGATCACCACCAACTGCGCCGTACTCGGCGTCGCCCTGCTTAACATTAACCAGGAACATACGTTTACCCAGGCGCTGTTTTACGGTTTCGGCGCCGCGGTCGGGTTTTCGCTGGTGCTCGTATTGTTCGCCGCCATGCGCGAGCGCCTTGCCGTAGCGGATGTGCCCACACCGTTTAAAGGGGCGGCAATCGGCATGATTACGGCTGGACTGATGTCTCTGGCATTCATGGGCTTCGCGGGTCTGGTGTAA
- the rsxB gene encoding electron transport complex subunit RsxB, whose amino-acid sequence MYELIAQYPLFAALFALVALGVVFGALLGFAAVRFKAEGNPIVDEINAILPQTQCGQCGHPGCRPYAEAIANEGEAINKCPPGGQAGVQALADLLDMEAPELDAEHGEETETMVAYIREPECIGCTKCIQACPVDAILGAAKQMHTVIASECTGCDLCVEPCPVDCIEMRPAEAASLQNWVWDLPDPVSREVDIIATDAKPESERAA is encoded by the coding sequence ATGTATGAACTGATTGCACAATACCCGCTGTTCGCCGCGCTGTTCGCCCTGGTAGCGCTGGGTGTGGTATTCGGCGCGCTGCTGGGGTTCGCCGCGGTGCGCTTCAAGGCTGAAGGCAACCCTATCGTCGACGAGATCAACGCCATTCTGCCCCAAACCCAATGTGGTCAATGTGGTCACCCTGGGTGTCGGCCCTACGCCGAAGCGATCGCCAACGAAGGCGAAGCAATCAACAAGTGCCCCCCTGGCGGCCAGGCAGGTGTGCAGGCACTTGCCGACCTGCTCGATATGGAAGCACCGGAGCTGGATGCAGAACACGGCGAAGAAACTGAAACCATGGTGGCCTACATTCGCGAGCCCGAATGTATTGGCTGCACCAAGTGCATTCAGGCGTGTCCGGTGGACGCCATCCTCGGCGCAGCAAAACAGATGCACACGGTCATCGCCAGCGAGTGCACGGGCTGTGATCTGTGTGTTGAACCCTGCCCTGTAGATTGCATTGAAATGCGTCCGGCAGAGGCCGCCAGCCTGCAGAACTGGGTATGGGACCTGCCCGACCCAGTGAGCCGCGAGGTGGACATTATTGCCACCGATGCCAAGCCTGAGAGCGAGAGAGCCGCGTGA
- the rsxC gene encoding electron transport complex subunit RsxC, with translation MRKIFDFHGGIHPAENKYQSVRTPIAQAGIPAQLILPLAQHIGAPAMPVVEVGEKVLKGQVIAEPVGFVSVPLHAPSSGLITAIEDRQIAHPSGRTARCIVIDTDGQDEWIAHSGTDNYRELDKSELINRIRNAGIAGMGGAGFPSAVKLSVRPDTRIDTLIINGTECEPYITADDILMRERADKIIAGAQILSHLISPGETLIGVEDNKPEGIAALTEAAADTDIQIVIFPTKYPSGGEKQLIEILTGKQVPSGGLPSDVGIVCQNIGTTVAIRDAVIDGRPLVSRVTTVTGDSVAEPQNFETLLGTPMGYLLEQAGYAPEKNNRLIMGGPMMGFTVPRADVPIVKTTNCVLAPTEAELPTPPPAQACIRCGTCSEACPASLLPQQMFWFAQGQEYEKLEQHNLFDCIECGACSYVCPSHIPLVQYYRASKAEILQQRKDAEKSEYSLKRFEARQERLAREEAEKEAKRAARKKAAEAKAKQAAEQGATEEDPIQAAIERAKAKKAAQAKGASGENELEKLEKAVVNTRKRLDTATAKLETAKSENPDLVDALQTGVDKTRAKLAAAEKALQDYQQANALESASAAAEPADAAQLAIQKAMAAREADASKSPEEKARDNLTKLESRLAKSQAKLAQSRDAGNEEKIIDALVSTVERLTGKVEEARAELAKLAPAAEPAAAAAEPPSAADAAIARAKAAREATAAMSPAEKARDNLQKLEARLQKSTEKLAAAREAGDDTVVEALEASLEKMNAKIDDARAKVAEMGDA, from the coding sequence GTGAGAAAGATTTTTGATTTTCACGGCGGCATCCATCCGGCCGAGAACAAGTATCAGTCGGTGCGCACACCTATTGCCCAGGCCGGCATCCCCGCGCAGTTGATTCTGCCGCTGGCGCAACACATTGGTGCACCGGCAATGCCTGTTGTTGAGGTCGGTGAAAAAGTCCTCAAAGGGCAGGTCATCGCCGAGCCAGTGGGTTTTGTCAGTGTTCCTCTGCACGCACCCAGCTCCGGCCTGATCACCGCCATTGAGGATCGGCAAATAGCACACCCCTCTGGCCGCACAGCGCGCTGTATCGTGATTGATACCGACGGTCAGGACGAGTGGATAGCTCACAGCGGTACGGACAACTACCGGGAATTAGACAAGAGCGAATTGATCAATCGCATTCGCAATGCAGGCATCGCCGGCATGGGCGGCGCGGGTTTTCCATCTGCCGTAAAACTCTCCGTACGCCCGGATACCCGCATTGATACGCTGATTATCAATGGCACAGAGTGTGAGCCCTACATCACCGCTGACGATATTCTGATGCGCGAACGGGCGGACAAGATTATTGCCGGTGCGCAGATTCTCAGCCATCTGATCAGCCCCGGTGAAACCCTGATTGGTGTGGAAGACAACAAGCCGGAAGGTATTGCTGCACTCACGGAAGCCGCAGCAGACACCGACATTCAAATCGTCATCTTCCCAACCAAGTACCCCTCCGGCGGTGAGAAGCAGCTTATCGAGATTCTCACCGGCAAGCAGGTTCCCTCCGGTGGCCTGCCGTCTGATGTGGGCATTGTCTGTCAAAACATTGGCACCACGGTGGCGATTCGCGACGCTGTCATCGATGGCAGACCACTGGTATCAAGGGTTACCACGGTCACCGGCGACAGCGTGGCCGAACCGCAGAATTTTGAAACCCTGCTGGGCACCCCCATGGGCTACCTGCTGGAACAGGCAGGCTATGCGCCGGAAAAGAACAACCGATTGATCATGGGCGGCCCGATGATGGGCTTTACCGTGCCCCGGGCAGACGTACCCATCGTCAAAACCACCAACTGTGTACTGGCGCCCACGGAAGCCGAGCTACCCACCCCGCCGCCCGCCCAGGCCTGCATTCGCTGCGGTACCTGTTCCGAAGCATGCCCGGCGAGCCTGCTGCCACAGCAAATGTTCTGGTTCGCCCAGGGCCAGGAATACGAGAAGCTCGAGCAGCACAATCTGTTTGACTGCATCGAGTGCGGCGCCTGTTCCTACGTGTGCCCAAGCCACATCCCCCTGGTGCAGTACTATCGCGCCTCCAAAGCAGAGATACTGCAGCAGCGCAAGGACGCGGAGAAATCCGAGTACTCGCTCAAGCGGTTCGAAGCACGGCAGGAGCGCCTGGCCAGGGAAGAAGCCGAGAAAGAAGCCAAGCGTGCCGCTCGCAAGAAGGCCGCTGAAGCGAAAGCCAAACAAGCCGCAGAACAGGGTGCTACTGAAGAAGATCCTATCCAGGCAGCGATCGAGCGCGCCAAGGCCAAGAAAGCCGCACAGGCCAAAGGGGCTAGCGGCGAGAATGAGCTGGAAAAACTGGAAAAGGCGGTAGTCAACACGCGCAAGCGGCTCGACACAGCCACCGCCAAGCTGGAGACCGCCAAATCGGAAAACCCGGATCTGGTCGACGCACTGCAAACCGGCGTGGACAAAACCAGGGCCAAGCTCGCAGCAGCCGAAAAGGCACTGCAAGATTACCAGCAGGCCAATGCGCTGGAGTCAGCATCAGCCGCGGCAGAGCCAGCCGATGCCGCGCAACTCGCCATCCAGAAAGCGATGGCGGCGCGCGAGGCAGACGCCAGTAAGAGCCCCGAGGAAAAAGCCAGGGACAACCTGACCAAACTGGAATCCCGACTGGCGAAGTCGCAGGCCAAACTAGCCCAGAGCCGCGACGCAGGCAACGAGGAAAAAATCATTGATGCGCTGGTGTCGACGGTTGAACGCCTCACCGGCAAGGTCGAAGAAGCCCGCGCGGAACTTGCCAAACTCGCACCTGCAGCTGAACCCGCAGCAGCGGCAGCTGAACCGCCGAGTGCGGCCGATGCAGCAATTGCCCGCGCCAAGGCAGCCCGGGAGGCTACTGCCGCCATGTCGCCGGCAGAAAAGGCTCGCGACAACCTGCAAAAGCTCGAGGCCCGGCTGCAGAAATCGACAGAGAAGCTCGCCGCCGCACGCGAGGCAGGCGACGATACCGTGGTCGAGGCACTGGAAGCATCCTTGGAAAAAATGAACGCCAAAATTGACGACGCCCGCGCGAAAGTTGCCGAGATGGGAGACGCATAA
- the rsxD gene encoding electron transport complex subunit RsxD, which produces MALMRITSPHAHTARSTSDLMQNVLLATVPGVLVLTYFFGFGTLLNIAWACVLAIAFESLALKLRGRPLAFYLKDCSALVTAVLLGIALPPYSPWWLIAVGMGSAILLAKHLYGGMGYNPFNPAMVGYVVLLISFPVQMTSWAAPRGAGELPDLMASFQALFTPAAFDAVTMATPLDVLKQNNSLLMEDLWQANPQFGRWGGLGWEWVNIAFLAGGLWLIYQRVFTWHAPVAMLVVLALMSALFYDGGSSASGGSPLFHLLSGATMFGAFFIVTDPVSSAVSNRGRLIYGGMIGLLVYLIRVWGNYPDAVAFAVLIMNLAAPFIDQYTQPRTYGHNARGTK; this is translated from the coding sequence ATGGCACTGATGCGTATCACTTCTCCCCACGCGCATACCGCGCGCTCCACATCCGACCTGATGCAAAACGTGCTGCTGGCTACCGTGCCCGGCGTGCTCGTGCTCACGTACTTTTTCGGTTTCGGCACCCTGCTCAATATTGCCTGGGCCTGCGTGCTGGCAATCGCATTCGAAAGCCTGGCGCTAAAGCTGCGCGGCCGCCCCCTGGCGTTTTATCTCAAGGACTGCAGTGCGCTGGTGACGGCAGTGCTGCTGGGCATTGCCCTGCCGCCCTACTCGCCCTGGTGGCTGATTGCCGTCGGCATGGGCTCGGCTATTCTGCTGGCCAAGCACCTCTACGGCGGCATGGGCTACAACCCCTTCAACCCTGCCATGGTCGGCTACGTGGTATTGCTCATCTCTTTCCCGGTACAGATGACGTCCTGGGCAGCGCCGCGGGGTGCAGGCGAACTCCCCGATCTCATGGCCTCGTTTCAGGCCTTGTTTACCCCGGCCGCATTTGACGCCGTCACCATGGCGACACCGCTGGATGTATTGAAACAGAACAACAGCCTGCTCATGGAAGACCTCTGGCAGGCCAACCCGCAGTTCGGCCGCTGGGGTGGTCTGGGTTGGGAGTGGGTGAACATTGCGTTTCTCGCCGGCGGCCTGTGGCTGATTTATCAGCGCGTATTCACCTGGCACGCCCCGGTGGCCATGTTGGTGGTTCTGGCCTTGATGAGCGCGCTGTTCTACGACGGCGGTTCCAGTGCCAGCGGCGGTTCACCGCTATTCCACCTGCTCTCTGGTGCGACGATGTTCGGCGCGTTTTTCATCGTCACCGATCCCGTCTCATCGGCGGTCTCCAACCGTGGCCGCCTGATCTACGGCGGTATGATCGGCCTGCTGGTGTATCTGATTCGCGTCTGGGGCAACTACCCCGATGCCGTGGCCTTTGCCGTGCTGATCATGAATCTGGCAGCACCCTTTATTGATCAGTACACGCAGCCGCGCACCTATGGACACAACGCACGAGGCACCAAGTAA
- the rsxG gene encoding electron transport complex subunit RsxG: MLGQSITRNSLLLAAFGIAAALTLAGSYLGTKDRIAAEIRKAEEKALLQIVPRDRHDNSMLDDTLAVGPEVSELGLRSDKQIYLARQQGRTVAAIIPATARDGYSGDIDLIVGVNADGSIAGLRVLAHKETPGLGDKVDLNKSDWVLDFENKTLANTWAVKKDGGEFDAFTGATITPRAVVNATRQVLEYAQANHARLFAEES; the protein is encoded by the coding sequence ATGCTGGGGCAGTCCATCACTCGCAACTCCTTGCTACTGGCGGCATTCGGCATCGCGGCCGCACTCACCCTGGCGGGCAGCTACCTGGGCACTAAAGATCGTATTGCCGCGGAAATCCGCAAGGCCGAGGAGAAAGCCCTGCTGCAAATTGTGCCGCGAGATCGGCATGACAATTCCATGCTTGACGACACCCTGGCTGTCGGCCCGGAGGTCAGCGAACTGGGGTTGCGCAGCGATAAACAGATCTACCTGGCCCGCCAGCAGGGTCGCACTGTAGCGGCCATTATTCCGGCCACCGCACGCGACGGCTATAGCGGTGATATCGACCTGATTGTCGGCGTCAATGCCGATGGCAGCATTGCCGGCCTGAGGGTGCTGGCACACAAGGAAACACCCGGACTTGGCGACAAGGTCGACCTGAACAAGTCGGATTGGGTGCTGGACTTCGAGAACAAGACCCTGGCGAATACCTGGGCAGTTAAAAAAGATGGGGGCGAATTCGATGCCTTCACCGGAGCGACCATTACACCTCGCGCGGTCGTTAATGCCACACGTCAGGTGCTAGAGTACGCCCAAGCCAATCACGCGCGTCTTTTTGCGGAGGAAAGCTGA
- a CDS encoding electron transport complex subunit E encodes MAADVSYKDLSLNGLWKNNPAIVQLLGLCPLLAVTGSVVNAIGLALATTLVLVTSNTCVSLIRNIVSDAIRLPVFVMIIAAAVTCTELLMQAFAYELYQILGIFLPLITTNCVILGRADGFACKNSLLPSIYDGLIMGVGFGVVLVLLGAMRELAGTGALFADMDLLLGPAAVDWKIVVFEDYESFLLAILPPGAFIFTGLIIAMKNIIDGRIQARIDAAREKPESGSRRVRVTGTIS; translated from the coding sequence ATGGCTGCAGATGTAAGTTATAAAGACCTGTCGCTAAACGGGCTGTGGAAAAACAACCCTGCCATTGTGCAGCTGCTTGGCCTGTGCCCGTTGCTGGCCGTGACAGGCAGCGTGGTAAACGCCATCGGCCTGGCACTGGCAACCACTCTGGTACTGGTGACCTCCAATACCTGCGTATCACTGATCCGCAACATTGTCTCTGATGCGATTCGCCTGCCCGTCTTTGTCATGATTATTGCCGCAGCGGTGACTTGCACCGAGCTCCTCATGCAAGCCTTCGCTTATGAGCTGTATCAGATACTGGGGATTTTCCTGCCTCTGATCACCACCAACTGTGTCATTCTCGGACGCGCTGACGGCTTTGCCTGTAAGAACAGCCTGCTGCCCTCTATTTATGACGGCCTGATCATGGGTGTCGGCTTTGGCGTGGTGTTGGTATTACTGGGAGCGATGCGCGAGCTGGCAGGCACCGGAGCACTGTTTGCAGATATGGATTTGCTGCTGGGCCCCGCCGCCGTGGACTGGAAAATCGTGGTATTTGAGGACTACGAGTCGTTTCTGCTGGCGATACTGCCGCCCGGGGCATTCATCTTCACGGGGCTCATTATCGCCATGAAGAACATCATCGACGGTCGCATTCAGGCCCGTATCGACGCGGCCCGGGAGAAGCCTGAAAGCGGTTCGCGTCGAGTGCGGGTCACCGGCACCATCAGCTGA
- the rimI gene encoding ribosomal protein S18-alanine N-acetyltransferase: MVRPGADADVAVAAGIDALVSDQPWQPDSLSRYFNHESHCHALVLEQSGDVWGFLIYVLVLDEASVDNVAVLPEAQGMGYGRLLLDTALQQMQALGAVRCMLEVRESNVAARGLYEKRGFQLDGRRRDYYKTAEGREDALLMSRRW, encoded by the coding sequence ATGGTGCGGCCTGGCGCTGACGCCGATGTTGCGGTAGCGGCTGGCATCGATGCCCTGGTGTCTGATCAGCCCTGGCAACCCGACTCTCTGTCGCGCTACTTTAATCACGAATCGCATTGTCATGCCCTGGTGCTTGAGCAGTCAGGCGATGTCTGGGGGTTCCTGATTTACGTGCTGGTACTCGACGAGGCAAGCGTGGACAATGTGGCCGTGCTTCCCGAGGCTCAGGGAATGGGATACGGGCGGTTGCTGCTCGATACGGCACTCCAGCAAATGCAGGCATTGGGCGCCGTGCGATGCATGTTGGAAGTGCGTGAGAGCAATGTGGCGGCCAGAGGCCTTTACGAGAAACGCGGCTTCCAGTTGGACGGCCGGCGCCGTGATTATTACAAGACAGCCGAAGGGCGCGAGGACGCCCTGTTAATGTCCAGGAGATGGTGA
- a CDS encoding glycosyltransferase, translating into MSIVTYHSSLDYLRKTLASLAQAAENARAAELVSTVAVTVVDNASSSVYRAQLSALLAEFETACADGPCQLHYLPLAANCGFSAGHNAALGRVRGDYHLILNPDVEIGPAALRVGLARLRDEPEVVLLSPDATGSNGEREYLCKRYPSVLVLALRAFTPGLGRRWCPERMADYEMSDVCRGDREVEVPLASGCFMLARGEQLAAAGDFDERYFLYFEDFDLSLRMATLGRVLYLPAMRIVHHGGYAGSKGFAHVKMFASAGIRFFRQHGWRWA; encoded by the coding sequence CGTGCCGCGGAGCTGGTCTCGACAGTGGCGGTGACTGTAGTGGACAACGCCTCAAGCAGTGTGTACCGGGCCCAACTGAGCGCCCTTTTGGCTGAATTCGAAACGGCCTGCGCCGATGGCCCCTGTCAGCTTCACTACCTCCCCCTGGCAGCTAACTGCGGCTTCAGTGCCGGGCATAACGCTGCCCTGGGCCGTGTCCGGGGTGACTATCACCTGATCCTCAACCCCGACGTGGAAATTGGCCCGGCGGCGTTGCGAGTTGGCCTCGCCCGGTTGCGCGACGAGCCCGAGGTGGTGCTGCTCAGCCCAGACGCCACGGGAAGCAATGGCGAGCGCGAGTATCTGTGCAAGCGATATCCGTCGGTACTGGTGCTGGCGCTCCGGGCTTTTACGCCCGGGCTGGGAAGGCGTTGGTGCCCCGAGCGGATGGCTGATTACGAAATGTCGGATGTGTGCCGGGGCGACCGCGAGGTTGAGGTACCCCTTGCCAGTGGCTGCTTTATGCTCGCGCGCGGCGAGCAGTTAGCGGCTGCGGGTGATTTCGACGAGCGTTACTTCCTCTATTTCGAGGATTTTGACCTGTCGTTGCGCATGGCCACGCTGGGTCGTGTGTTGTACCTGCCTGCCATGCGGATTGTTCACCACGGCGGATATGCGGGCAGCAAGGGCTTCGCCCACGTGAAAATGTTTGCCAGTGCCGGGATTCGCTTTTTCCGCCAGCACGGCTGGCGTTGGGCGTGA